In the Pan paniscus chromosome 8, NHGRI_mPanPan1-v2.0_pri, whole genome shotgun sequence genome, one interval contains:
- the TRDMT1 gene encoding tRNA (cytosine(38)-C(5))-methyltransferase isoform X3 encodes MILMSPPCQPFTRIGRQGDMTDSRTNSFLYILDILPRLQKLPKYILLENVKGFEVSSTRDLLIQTIENCGFQYQEFLLSPTSLGIPNSRLRYFLIAKLQSEPLPFQAPGQVLMEFPKIESVHPQKYAMDVENKIQEKNVEPNISFDGSIQCSGKDAILFKLETAEEIHRKNQQDSDLSVKMLKDFLEDDTDVNQYLLPPKSLLRYALLLDIVQPTCRRSVCFTKGYGSYIEGTGSVLQTAEDVQVENIYKSLTNLSQEEQITKLLILKLRYFTPKEIANLLGFPPEFGFPEKITVKQRYRLLGNSLNVHVVAKLIKILYE; translated from the exons ATGATTTTAATGAGCCCTCCCTGCCAGCCATTCACAAG GATTGGCCGGCAGGGTGATATGACTGATTCAAGGACGAatagcttcttatatattctagatattctcCCAAG attacaaaaattaccAAAGTATATTCTTTTGGAAAACGTTAAAGGTTTTGAAGTATCTTCTACAag agacctCTTGATACAAACAATAGAAAATTGTGGCTTTCAGTACCAAGAGTTTCTATTATCTCCAACCTCT CTTGGCATTCCAAATTCAAGGCTACGATATTTTCTTATTGCAAAGCTTCAGTCAGAGCCATTACCCTTTCAAGCCCCTGGTCAG GTACTGATGGAGTTCCCCAAAATTGAATCTGTACATCCACAAAAATATGCAATggatgtagaaaataaaattcaagaaaagaaCGTTGAACCAAATATTAGCTTTGATGGCAGCATACAGTGTTCTGGAAAAGATGCCATTCTTTTTAAGCTTGAAACTGCAGAAGAAATTCACAGGAAAAATCAACAAGATAGTGATCTCTCTGTGAAAATGCTAAAAGATTTTCTTGAAGATGACACTGACGTGAACCAGTATCTTTTACCACCAAAGTCATTGCTGCGATATGCTCTTCTATTAGACATTGTTCAGCCCACTTGTAGAAGGTCCGTGTGCTTTACCAAAGG ATATGGAAGCTACATAGAAGGGACAGGGTCTGTGTTACAGACTGCAGAGGATGTGCAG GTTGagaatatctacaaatcccttaCCAATTTGTCACAAGAAGAACAGATAACAAAGCTGTTAATACTTAAACTGCGATATTTCACTCCTAAAGAAATAGCAAATCTCCTTGGATTTCCTCCAGAGTTCG gATTTCCTGAGAAGATAACAGTGAAACAGCGTTATCGCCTACTTGGAAATAGTCTCAACGTGCATGTAGTAGCTAAACTAATCAAAATCCTATatgaataa
- the TRDMT1 gene encoding tRNA (cytosine(38)-C(5))-methyltransferase isoform X2, translating to MEPLRVLELYSGVGGMHHALRESCIPAQVVAAIDVNTVANEVYKYNFPHTQLLAKTIEGITLEEFDRLSFDMILMSPPCQPFTRIGRQGDMTDSRTNSFLYILDILPRLQKLPKYILLENVKGFEVSSTRDLLIQTIENCGFQYQEFLLSPTSLGIPNSRLRYFLIAKLQSEPLPFQAPGQVLMEFPKIESVHPQKYAMDVENKIQEKNVEPNISFDGSIQCSGKDAILFKLETAEEIHRKNQQDSDLSVKMLKDFLEDDTDVNQYLLPPKSLLRYALLLDIVQPTCRRYGSYIEGTGSVLQTAEDVQVENIYKSLTNLSQEEQITKLLILKLRYFTPKEIANLLGFPPEFGFPEKITVKQRYRLLGNSLNVHVVAKLIKILYE from the exons AAAGCTGTATACCTGCACAAGTGGTGGCTGCCATTGATGTCAACACTGTCGCTAATGAAGTATACAAGTATAATTTTCCTCACACACAGTTACTTGCCAAGACAATTGAA GGCATTACACTTGAAGAGTTTGACAGATTATCTTTCGATATGATTTTAATGAGCCCTCCCTGCCAGCCATTCACAAG GATTGGCCGGCAGGGTGATATGACTGATTCAAGGACGAatagcttcttatatattctagatattctcCCAAG attacaaaaattaccAAAGTATATTCTTTTGGAAAACGTTAAAGGTTTTGAAGTATCTTCTACAag agacctCTTGATACAAACAATAGAAAATTGTGGCTTTCAGTACCAAGAGTTTCTATTATCTCCAACCTCT CTTGGCATTCCAAATTCAAGGCTACGATATTTTCTTATTGCAAAGCTTCAGTCAGAGCCATTACCCTTTCAAGCCCCTGGTCAG GTACTGATGGAGTTCCCCAAAATTGAATCTGTACATCCACAAAAATATGCAATggatgtagaaaataaaattcaagaaaagaaCGTTGAACCAAATATTAGCTTTGATGGCAGCATACAGTGTTCTGGAAAAGATGCCATTCTTTTTAAGCTTGAAACTGCAGAAGAAATTCACAGGAAAAATCAACAAGATAGTGATCTCTCTGTGAAAATGCTAAAAGATTTTCTTGAAGATGACACTGACGTGAACCAGTATCTTTTACCACCAAAGTCATTGCTGCGATATGCTCTTCTATTAGACATTGTTCAGCCCACTTGTAGAAG ATATGGAAGCTACATAGAAGGGACAGGGTCTGTGTTACAGACTGCAGAGGATGTGCAG GTTGagaatatctacaaatcccttaCCAATTTGTCACAAGAAGAACAGATAACAAAGCTGTTAATACTTAAACTGCGATATTTCACTCCTAAAGAAATAGCAAATCTCCTTGGATTTCCTCCAGAGTTCG gATTTCCTGAGAAGATAACAGTGAAACAGCGTTATCGCCTACTTGGAAATAGTCTCAACGTGCATGTAGTAGCTAAACTAATCAAAATCCTATatgaataa
- the TRDMT1 gene encoding tRNA (cytosine(38)-C(5))-methyltransferase isoform X1 codes for MEPLRVLELYSGVGGMHHALRESCIPAQVVAAIDVNTVANEVYKYNFPHTQLLAKTIEGITLEEFDRLSFDMILMSPPCQPFTRIGRQGDMTDSRTNSFLYILDILPRLQKLPKYILLENVKGFEVSSTRDLLIQTIENCGFQYQEFLLSPTSLGIPNSRLRYFLIAKLQSEPLPFQAPGQVLMEFPKIESVHPQKYAMDVENKIQEKNVEPNISFDGSIQCSGKDAILFKLETAEEIHRKNQQDSDLSVKMLKDFLEDDTDVNQYLLPPKSLLRYALLLDIVQPTCRRSVCFTKGYGSYIEGTGSVLQTAEDVQVENIYKSLTNLSQEEQITKLLILKLRYFTPKEIANLLGFPPEFGFPEKITVKQRYRLLGNSLNVHVVAKLIKILYE; via the exons AAAGCTGTATACCTGCACAAGTGGTGGCTGCCATTGATGTCAACACTGTCGCTAATGAAGTATACAAGTATAATTTTCCTCACACACAGTTACTTGCCAAGACAATTGAA GGCATTACACTTGAAGAGTTTGACAGATTATCTTTCGATATGATTTTAATGAGCCCTCCCTGCCAGCCATTCACAAG GATTGGCCGGCAGGGTGATATGACTGATTCAAGGACGAatagcttcttatatattctagatattctcCCAAG attacaaaaattaccAAAGTATATTCTTTTGGAAAACGTTAAAGGTTTTGAAGTATCTTCTACAag agacctCTTGATACAAACAATAGAAAATTGTGGCTTTCAGTACCAAGAGTTTCTATTATCTCCAACCTCT CTTGGCATTCCAAATTCAAGGCTACGATATTTTCTTATTGCAAAGCTTCAGTCAGAGCCATTACCCTTTCAAGCCCCTGGTCAG GTACTGATGGAGTTCCCCAAAATTGAATCTGTACATCCACAAAAATATGCAATggatgtagaaaataaaattcaagaaaagaaCGTTGAACCAAATATTAGCTTTGATGGCAGCATACAGTGTTCTGGAAAAGATGCCATTCTTTTTAAGCTTGAAACTGCAGAAGAAATTCACAGGAAAAATCAACAAGATAGTGATCTCTCTGTGAAAATGCTAAAAGATTTTCTTGAAGATGACACTGACGTGAACCAGTATCTTTTACCACCAAAGTCATTGCTGCGATATGCTCTTCTATTAGACATTGTTCAGCCCACTTGTAGAAGGTCCGTGTGCTTTACCAAAGG ATATGGAAGCTACATAGAAGGGACAGGGTCTGTGTTACAGACTGCAGAGGATGTGCAG GTTGagaatatctacaaatcccttaCCAATTTGTCACAAGAAGAACAGATAACAAAGCTGTTAATACTTAAACTGCGATATTTCACTCCTAAAGAAATAGCAAATCTCCTTGGATTTCCTCCAGAGTTCG gATTTCCTGAGAAGATAACAGTGAAACAGCGTTATCGCCTACTTGGAAATAGTCTCAACGTGCATGTAGTAGCTAAACTAATCAAAATCCTATatgaataa
- the TRDMT1 gene encoding tRNA (cytosine(38)-C(5))-methyltransferase isoform X5, which translates to MVLVLPSGMRKLTNDARIGRQGDMTDSRTNSFLYILDILPRLQKLPKYILLENVKGFEVSSTRDLLIQTIENCGFQYQEFLLSPTSLGIPNSRLRYFLIAKLQSEPLPFQAPGQVLMEFPKIESVHPQKYAMDVENKIQEKNVEPNISFDGSIQCSGKDAILFKLETAEEIHRKNQQDSDLSVKMLKDFLEDDTDVNQYLLPPKSLLRYALLLDIVQPTCRRSVCFTKGYGSYIEGTGSVLQTAEDVQVENIYKSLTNLSQEEQITKLLILKLRYFTPKEIANLLGFPPEFGFPEKITVKQRYRLLGNSLNVHVVAKLIKILYE; encoded by the exons ATGGTTTTGGTCCTGCCATCAGGTATGAGGAAACTGACCAATGATGCCAG GATTGGCCGGCAGGGTGATATGACTGATTCAAGGACGAatagcttcttatatattctagatattctcCCAAG attacaaaaattaccAAAGTATATTCTTTTGGAAAACGTTAAAGGTTTTGAAGTATCTTCTACAag agacctCTTGATACAAACAATAGAAAATTGTGGCTTTCAGTACCAAGAGTTTCTATTATCTCCAACCTCT CTTGGCATTCCAAATTCAAGGCTACGATATTTTCTTATTGCAAAGCTTCAGTCAGAGCCATTACCCTTTCAAGCCCCTGGTCAG GTACTGATGGAGTTCCCCAAAATTGAATCTGTACATCCACAAAAATATGCAATggatgtagaaaataaaattcaagaaaagaaCGTTGAACCAAATATTAGCTTTGATGGCAGCATACAGTGTTCTGGAAAAGATGCCATTCTTTTTAAGCTTGAAACTGCAGAAGAAATTCACAGGAAAAATCAACAAGATAGTGATCTCTCTGTGAAAATGCTAAAAGATTTTCTTGAAGATGACACTGACGTGAACCAGTATCTTTTACCACCAAAGTCATTGCTGCGATATGCTCTTCTATTAGACATTGTTCAGCCCACTTGTAGAAGGTCCGTGTGCTTTACCAAAGG ATATGGAAGCTACATAGAAGGGACAGGGTCTGTGTTACAGACTGCAGAGGATGTGCAG GTTGagaatatctacaaatcccttaCCAATTTGTCACAAGAAGAACAGATAACAAAGCTGTTAATACTTAAACTGCGATATTTCACTCCTAAAGAAATAGCAAATCTCCTTGGATTTCCTCCAGAGTTCG gATTTCCTGAGAAGATAACAGTGAAACAGCGTTATCGCCTACTTGGAAATAGTCTCAACGTGCATGTAGTAGCTAAACTAATCAAAATCCTATatgaataa
- the TRDMT1 gene encoding tRNA (cytosine(38)-C(5))-methyltransferase isoform X7, with protein sequence MSTLSLMKYTSIIFLTHSYLPRQLKIGRQGDMTDSRTNSFLYILDILPRDLLIQTIENCGFQYQEFLLSPTSLGIPNSRLRYFLIAKLQSEPLPFQAPGQVLMEFPKIESVHPQKYAMDVENKIQEKNVEPNISFDGSIQCSGKDAILFKLETAEEIHRKNQQDSDLSVKMLKDFLEDDTDVNQYLLPPKSLLRYALLLDIVQPTCRRSVCFTKGYGSYIEGTGSVLQTAEDVQVENIYKSLTNLSQEEQITKLLILKLRYFTPKEIANLLGFPPEFGFPEKITVKQRYRLLGNSLNVHVVAKLIKILYE encoded by the exons ATGTCAACACTGTCGCTAATGAAGTATACAAGTATAATTTTCCTCACACACAGTTACTTGCCAAGACAATTGAA GATTGGCCGGCAGGGTGATATGACTGATTCAAGGACGAatagcttcttatatattctagatattctcCCAAG agacctCTTGATACAAACAATAGAAAATTGTGGCTTTCAGTACCAAGAGTTTCTATTATCTCCAACCTCT CTTGGCATTCCAAATTCAAGGCTACGATATTTTCTTATTGCAAAGCTTCAGTCAGAGCCATTACCCTTTCAAGCCCCTGGTCAG GTACTGATGGAGTTCCCCAAAATTGAATCTGTACATCCACAAAAATATGCAATggatgtagaaaataaaattcaagaaaagaaCGTTGAACCAAATATTAGCTTTGATGGCAGCATACAGTGTTCTGGAAAAGATGCCATTCTTTTTAAGCTTGAAACTGCAGAAGAAATTCACAGGAAAAATCAACAAGATAGTGATCTCTCTGTGAAAATGCTAAAAGATTTTCTTGAAGATGACACTGACGTGAACCAGTATCTTTTACCACCAAAGTCATTGCTGCGATATGCTCTTCTATTAGACATTGTTCAGCCCACTTGTAGAAGGTCCGTGTGCTTTACCAAAGG ATATGGAAGCTACATAGAAGGGACAGGGTCTGTGTTACAGACTGCAGAGGATGTGCAG GTTGagaatatctacaaatcccttaCCAATTTGTCACAAGAAGAACAGATAACAAAGCTGTTAATACTTAAACTGCGATATTTCACTCCTAAAGAAATAGCAAATCTCCTTGGATTTCCTCCAGAGTTCG gATTTCCTGAGAAGATAACAGTGAAACAGCGTTATCGCCTACTTGGAAATAGTCTCAACGTGCATGTAGTAGCTAAACTAATCAAAATCCTATatgaataa
- the TRDMT1 gene encoding tRNA (cytosine(38)-C(5))-methyltransferase isoform X4 yields MVLVLPSGMRKLTNDARIGRQGDMTDSRTNSFLYILDILPRLQKLPKYILLENVKGFEVSSTRDLLIQTIENCGFQYQEFLLSPTSLGIPNSRLRYFLIAKLQSEPLPFQAPGQVLMEFPKIESVHPQKYAMDVENKIQEKNVEPNISFDGSIQCSGKDAILFKLETAEEIHRKNQQDSDLSVKMLKDFLEDDTDVNQYLLPPKSLLRYALLLDIVQPTCRRYGSYIEGTGSVLQTAEDVQVENIYKSLTNLSQEEQITKLLILKLRYFTPKEIANLLGFPPEFGFPEKITVKQRYRLLGNSLNVHVVAKLIKILYE; encoded by the exons ATGGTTTTGGTCCTGCCATCAGGTATGAGGAAACTGACCAATGATGCCAG GATTGGCCGGCAGGGTGATATGACTGATTCAAGGACGAatagcttcttatatattctagatattctcCCAAG attacaaaaattaccAAAGTATATTCTTTTGGAAAACGTTAAAGGTTTTGAAGTATCTTCTACAag agacctCTTGATACAAACAATAGAAAATTGTGGCTTTCAGTACCAAGAGTTTCTATTATCTCCAACCTCT CTTGGCATTCCAAATTCAAGGCTACGATATTTTCTTATTGCAAAGCTTCAGTCAGAGCCATTACCCTTTCAAGCCCCTGGTCAG GTACTGATGGAGTTCCCCAAAATTGAATCTGTACATCCACAAAAATATGCAATggatgtagaaaataaaattcaagaaaagaaCGTTGAACCAAATATTAGCTTTGATGGCAGCATACAGTGTTCTGGAAAAGATGCCATTCTTTTTAAGCTTGAAACTGCAGAAGAAATTCACAGGAAAAATCAACAAGATAGTGATCTCTCTGTGAAAATGCTAAAAGATTTTCTTGAAGATGACACTGACGTGAACCAGTATCTTTTACCACCAAAGTCATTGCTGCGATATGCTCTTCTATTAGACATTGTTCAGCCCACTTGTAGAAG ATATGGAAGCTACATAGAAGGGACAGGGTCTGTGTTACAGACTGCAGAGGATGTGCAG GTTGagaatatctacaaatcccttaCCAATTTGTCACAAGAAGAACAGATAACAAAGCTGTTAATACTTAAACTGCGATATTTCACTCCTAAAGAAATAGCAAATCTCCTTGGATTTCCTCCAGAGTTCG gATTTCCTGAGAAGATAACAGTGAAACAGCGTTATCGCCTACTTGGAAATAGTCTCAACGTGCATGTAGTAGCTAAACTAATCAAAATCCTATatgaataa
- the TRDMT1 gene encoding tRNA (cytosine(38)-C(5))-methyltransferase isoform X6, whose protein sequence is MEPLRVLELYSGVGGMHHALRESCIPAQVVAAIDVNTVANEVYKYNFPHTQLLAKTIEGITLEEFDRLSFDMILMSPPCQPFTRIGRQGDMTDSRTNSFLYILDILPRLQKLPKYILLENVKGFEVSSTRDLLIQTIENCGFQYQEFLLSPTSLGIPNSRLRYFLIAKLQSEPLPFQAPGQVLMEFPKIESVHPQKYAMDVENKIQEKNVEPNISFDGSIQCSGKDAILFKLETAEEIHRKNQQDSDLSVKMLKDFLEDDTDVNQYLLPPKSLLRYALLLDIVQPTCRRSVCFTKGYGSYIEGTGSVLQTAEDVQVENIYKSLTNLSQEEQITKLLILKLRYFTPKEIANLLGFPPEFDEQSDILLKTEKRLTIQLK, encoded by the exons AAAGCTGTATACCTGCACAAGTGGTGGCTGCCATTGATGTCAACACTGTCGCTAATGAAGTATACAAGTATAATTTTCCTCACACACAGTTACTTGCCAAGACAATTGAA GGCATTACACTTGAAGAGTTTGACAGATTATCTTTCGATATGATTTTAATGAGCCCTCCCTGCCAGCCATTCACAAG GATTGGCCGGCAGGGTGATATGACTGATTCAAGGACGAatagcttcttatatattctagatattctcCCAAG attacaaaaattaccAAAGTATATTCTTTTGGAAAACGTTAAAGGTTTTGAAGTATCTTCTACAag agacctCTTGATACAAACAATAGAAAATTGTGGCTTTCAGTACCAAGAGTTTCTATTATCTCCAACCTCT CTTGGCATTCCAAATTCAAGGCTACGATATTTTCTTATTGCAAAGCTTCAGTCAGAGCCATTACCCTTTCAAGCCCCTGGTCAG GTACTGATGGAGTTCCCCAAAATTGAATCTGTACATCCACAAAAATATGCAATggatgtagaaaataaaattcaagaaaagaaCGTTGAACCAAATATTAGCTTTGATGGCAGCATACAGTGTTCTGGAAAAGATGCCATTCTTTTTAAGCTTGAAACTGCAGAAGAAATTCACAGGAAAAATCAACAAGATAGTGATCTCTCTGTGAAAATGCTAAAAGATTTTCTTGAAGATGACACTGACGTGAACCAGTATCTTTTACCACCAAAGTCATTGCTGCGATATGCTCTTCTATTAGACATTGTTCAGCCCACTTGTAGAAGGTCCGTGTGCTTTACCAAAGG ATATGGAAGCTACATAGAAGGGACAGGGTCTGTGTTACAGACTGCAGAGGATGTGCAG GTTGagaatatctacaaatcccttaCCAATTTGTCACAAGAAGAACAGATAACAAAGCTGTTAATACTTAAACTGCGATATTTCACTCCTAAAGAAATAGCAAATCTCCTTGGATTTCCTCCAGAGTTCG atGAGCAATCAGACATACTCTTGAAGACAGAAAAGAGATTAACTATTCAATTAAAATGA